The genomic window ctccctaatggggaataCTCTCTCCTCATTGTGAAGGTGGtgtttctggggacataagaagaaagccggtagcggttctgagagcagtgttttggcaggcctgtattttcttcaaGTGAGTAACCTGTGAGAGTAAGGCTTGTATTCATATCggggatgcgtagcatgcaattggtcggccaattgctttgtaagtggtaatgagcgtatctttgtctttatcctaAGTGCTGTCGGCAAGAGATTTCAGGATGTTATTACGGCTcaggattttaggtacaattaaATGTAACACCCtatatttttgggtgtaagacagtcgctgcccaaggcagccggttctatgtaccggagcgactcgagatttttcccgaccaaggggcCTCATTTCAGTGTTACCCCAATTTAATTTGATGTTCTGTATCACGCCCACTGTCATTTAAATTATCAAATGTTAAAATCATGCTAAAaggccttacattttttttatctacTATTATTATTGCAGCTTAAAATTGGTGGTGGTATGGGACAGGGTCGCGCTTTGAATGCAGCTGCTCCACCACCATCCAACACATCAAGCTCGAAATCATCAAGTAGTGCTTATGTTCCCCCCAAACGTCAAGAACTAAGCTCTGAAGCGCGTGCAGCAGCCGCAGCAGCTTTAGCACGTTTTGAAAAGAAAGAATCTAAAGATTTCAACACATCATTGGCAGCTATAAAAGCGCAAGCTAAACGTGAATTAGAAGCAGAGCAAAAATTACGATCAGAAGAAAATACTGCGGAGAGTTCCTCAAGCACAACAACGGTAACGAGAAAAAATCTAGCATGCGAAGGAGTATTCTTTCGCTGTCCCTTAATTGGCGAAGAAGTCTTGCCACGTAAGGAATGGAAAGCAAAAATAAAAGAGTTTCTTTATCAACAATTGGAAAGTGAACGTGCATTGACTGCTTGCCTAATAATTTGTAATTGCAATACACGTGAAAAGGTTATAATTTATTTTAGAGATGCTAACATTTCTTTTTCATATTATAATATAAAATACATTTATTTTACAGGCTGATGACTGCATACAAACGCTAacaaaatatctcgaaaacattCATAATCATCCGGATGAAGAGAAATACTACAAAATAAGAATGTCCAATAAGTATGTGCATTTCAAATCAAAGTTGTTATAATTCattaatttttgtattgaattgcaGAATCTTTAGTGAAAAAGTGCGTTACGTAGAAGGTGCCTTGGACTTTTTGTTGGCTGCTGGTTTTCGTGAAATTGAAATAGATGGCGAACCATTTATGCTTTGGTCTAAGGAAAATGTTGAAAATGATCATGATTTGCCAACATTGATTGATGCATTAAAAAATGCTGAAATTATACAATTGGAATTGGATAGAAATATAAGAGTACTTATGCCATCACAAGCGCGTAATACTGAATTACCTGATGATTTCTATCGTATTTCGCCAGAAGAAATTAAACGTGAACAGCAGCTACGTACTGAAGCTATTGAAAATGCTCAAGTACTACGTACGAAGGCAATGCGTGAACGTGAAGAACAACGCAATTTGCGCTTGTATCGTTTCGCATTAATACGTGTAAAATTTCCAAATGGAATTTATATACAAGTGAGTAAGCGCCtctgacaaaaaaatttatttcgttacTTTATAGGCTAAGCAGCTGGAATTTATATATAAAACTTTAGCACGACTGCATTTGCTCTTCCTTTTTCTTTACGCCATTTTAAAAGGTCATATAACCCAATTTTTTACTGTAGCCTGTGCTACTCTTGGGGGACACATGATACCATTGTAGCAAGTTGTTTTTGCTAAGACGGTACTTGTTGAGCCAATTGCTGTGGTTGTATTGTAAGAGCTTAAAACCCTGAGTTTTTTGAGTCTATCGTCATGCCAGTAGTCCATATGCACGGGGCAGTATTTTATTAGAATTGTTTTTGAATAATTGATAATCGGATTGATAATATCACTGAAAGTTGCCAGTAGGTTTTTTCCATTTACCACAATGGCTATGTCGGGGTATAGTCTGGATTAGTAAAAGTCTAACTGAATAACCTGCTTTCTTATTCCGACGTTTTGTTCTAATGAGCTTAGGTTGACTAGGTGTGGGTTGGTAAACGGGTTTAGAGGCTATATCAATGCGGATGTACAGGGATAGTTGACGGTCGAAATAAGAAAACAAATCGTTAGGATTTGTTTGGGAGACAAGTTCCTAATAGTGAAGTATTTGCCAAATTCGGTAAGGCAATTAGctgaaaaaacaaagaaattccAGCGGCTTCTTAGGGAAGTTTTGAATAGTAAAGGTTAAAAATTGTTCTAGATAGATAAAGACTATGCTTTACTGTACTACTAGGATCTCCTAAGTGTTTGCTGTAAGTCAGAAGAAATATAGAGTGAAAAGACTTCTACAACAATAAAAAGAAGACTATCCTTGACTTTAAACTACACAAACTTGAGCATTTGTAATTTCAAATGCTTATGTtatttaaggcccggtttttcagtacgagTTCAACTCGGTTTGTctgttaaactacgcttaaacttattatttgaaaaataaagaaatgtgacatgctaacctgcgaagagattttaggccgagattctctttcaatttgcgtcgtgctccttttaatttttcctacaaattggcgggacaggacctacttgttttatgccgacaccgaacgacatctgcaaggcagatgagtgcGTACCAAACAGTGCCGAGGTGCAACCactcttagaaaaactttctactgattgaaaaaccttaattataaaattttgatgttgctgctatcaaccaggtgtttatttctcacaataaacagctgttgggtttggtggtaccaccttggagatttttttcaaccccacctcaactcgatatgcaatgtaggatatcaactgaagaaatgtgttgaatgttcatttgagaactgtacatttctcaagatctctcgaaataaggataataattggaatatattactgacgttggagatcaactcgaaaacttttaagtttacaaaacttctcaaaggttggatagtgattggagaatgaagttggatatcaactcgagaactatatggtttaagaataattaaatagtgatgctggatatcacttccggaactatatatacaatttcgctggagaattgttttccatgtttgttaggtaaacaaaatccagctgttgccgtatctacaattttctagataataaaaaaaccaatgttgccgctaaaaaagcataccccaaaggcggccttaaactgtgactgataAACTCCTCAGTAGTTTAAATGGAGTTTAAAtatgactagagtttaagcaaacttagtttaagtttagcttaaccaactactgaaaaatcgGGCCTAAGAATAATTATAATATTTTCTCTTACAGGGTACCTTTAATGTATATGAAAAAATTAGGGATATTTTTGAATTCGTACAGTCGTGTCTTATCGACGAAAATTTGGAATTCAATTTAGTTGTTACCAGTGGTATCAAATTTACCGAAGACGACATGGAAAAGACTTTATATGATTTACGGTAAATGATCATAAATACAATCTTAGTTTTGCTATATACCTTACTTATCCTTTTACAGACTCATTCCAAATATTGTATTGTTTTTTACAATTCCTGGCGCATCCACTTCATATGATACGAACTATTTAAAAGAAGAATTGCTAATGTTGGTGCAAAAGATCTAAAAAAGTTCACCaacttaaaatttaattgaaataatttgttattgtttattaagtaatatttaatattagttacaatttaatttatatatttatgtacctACACATTTGTAACTGTTcaaataatttatattttgtcACTTTATTAGAATCTGATACATATTCGGGTGTGGTGGTGTTTTAAAATATTTGGTGGTACACATTAGCACATCACATGATTTATCAACATAATTGTAATTTATAATTCAGACTTTGTAGCTTTGATGGTTCCAGAAACACGAGACAATTATTATTGTAATCGAATTTTTGCATAATTATTCTACACTTCGATCGATTGTTAATCattgcagaaaaaaaaaaaaataaagaaaaaagataTCCTTGGATAAATCCAGTCCTCAATGCGTATGATTTTTataatcagcgtgctttgcacacagagtatactaactttgattggataacggttggttgtataggtataaaggaatcgagatagatatagactcccatatatcaaaatcatcagtatcgaaaaaaaatttcattgagccatgtcggtccgtccgtctgtccgttaacacgataacttgactaaattttgaggtgtcttgatgatatttggtatgtatgtaGGAAATTTGGtagcgcactcatctcagatcgctatttaaaatgaacgaaatcgcacgcccactttttcgacatcgaaaatttcgaaaaaccgaaaaagtgcgataattcattaccaaaaaacggataaagcgatgaaacttggtaactgagctgaccttatgacgcagaataaaaaattagtaaaattttggacaatgggcgtggcgccgcccacttttaaaagaaggtaatttaaaagttttccaagctgtaatttggcagttgttgaaaatatcatgatgaaatttggcaggaacgttattcctattacttatgtgtgctcaataaaaattagcaaaatcggatgacgaacacgcccacttaaaaaaagaatttttttaaagtcaaattataacaaacaagttaatatctttaccattgtttactatatagtttggcagcttaagtagagtttatattgcgaatagagtggaaggcagtagaCTAggtagtcgaatgtcatataatgaaggaatggtgttcggagttttttcaaagttaaaaaaaaaatgataaaagctttaatataaataaaactatttaataacaacaaaaacgccatatatattctgtatacataaatttgtaaggataatctcactttaaaatttgaattaaattatctaaagttttttttttgaaactgagtcgagaactgtgcgtgtgaatgtgcgaattttcaccgatcagctgttagttgcgctacttggtaaaatttacaatgatctttacagtatataagtaaatgatgccaacattcaactccagtaatgatatggtgcaacaaaatacaaaaataaaagaaaatttcacaatgggcgtggctccaccctttttcatttaatttgtctagaatacttttaatgcc from Eurosta solidaginis isolate ZX-2024a chromosome 3, ASM4086904v1, whole genome shotgun sequence includes these protein-coding regions:
- the Gint3 gene encoding UBX domain-containing protein 6, which translates into the protein MSKIKKFFSRKKEEAAFKLKIGGGMGQGRALNAAAPPPSNTSSSKSSSSAYVPPKRQELSSEARAAAAAALARFEKKESKDFNTSLAAIKAQAKRELEAEQKLRSEENTAESSSSTTTVTRKNLACEGVFFRCPLIGEEVLPRKEWKAKIKEFLYQQLESERALTACLIICNCNTREKADDCIQTLTKYLENIHNHPDEEKYYKIRMSNKIFSEKVRYVEGALDFLLAAGFREIEIDGEPFMLWSKENVENDHDLPTLIDALKNAEIIQLELDRNIRVLMPSQARNTELPDDFYRISPEEIKREQQLRTEAIENAQVLRTKAMREREEQRNLRLYRFALIRVKFPNGIYIQGTFNVYEKIRDIFEFVQSCLIDENLEFNLVVTSGIKFTEDDMEKTLYDLRLIPNIVLFFTIPGASTSYDTNYLKEELLMLVQKI